Proteins found in one Mucilaginibacter gracilis genomic segment:
- a CDS encoding LptE family protein, with product MKKKILLLIFPLLLLSQACTYKLSLNGASIPPELKTINVSFFENTAPYVVNNLSQTFTEALKDRIRSQTSLSLVRGEADATLEGQITGYTIAPASVQATSDNRAPVAGLTRLTITIKAKYTNIANKKYNFEESFTRFKDFAGDISSQEQTLIQALNKQLTEDIFNRAFANWA from the coding sequence ATGAAGAAAAAGATATTGCTGTTAATTTTTCCGTTACTGCTCTTAAGTCAAGCCTGTACCTACAAGTTAAGCTTGAATGGGGCATCAATACCCCCGGAGTTAAAAACCATTAATGTATCGTTTTTTGAGAATACGGCCCCTTATGTGGTTAATAATCTGAGCCAAACATTTACCGAAGCATTAAAAGACCGTATCCGTTCGCAAACGAGCCTTAGCTTGGTTAGGGGCGAGGCTGATGCCACTTTGGAAGGCCAGATAACTGGTTATACCATAGCACCGGCATCGGTACAGGCTACCAGTGATAACAGGGCACCCGTTGCCGGGCTTACACGCCTTACTATTACCATAAAGGCCAAATACACCAATATTGCCAATAAAAAATATAATTTTGAAGAATCATTCACCCGATTTAAAGATTTTGCGGGGGATATATCATCACAGGAGCAAACTTTGATACAAGCCCTTAATAAACAGTTGACGGAAGATATTTTTAACCGAGCCTTTGCAAATTGGGCGTAA
- a CDS encoding sigma-54 interaction domain-containing protein produces the protein MEVQEIKQRFGIIGSSPLLNRAINIANQVAPTDISVLITGESGSGKEVFSHIIHQMSPRKHGPFIAVNCGAIPEGTIDSELFGHEKGAYTGAVGERKGYFETVNGGTIFLDEIGEMPLGTQARLLRVLESGQYIKVGSSKVEKTNVRVIAATNVDVYEAVKAGKFREDLYYRLNTVPLRIPPLRDRKEDIYLIFRKFTSDFTAKYRSPPIQLDDAAQQVLINYSWPGNVRQLKNIAEQLAVLERDRTITAQTLLTYIPHEMGNRNLPMRIENQPKEDFSERDILYKVLFDMKRDMVELKKLVADIIEQGGVAANYAGNAQVINQLYRDIDLPNKAESQFTLQQPVHNNNNTGSSNNNGNDNYNITHDAEEVEESLSLIEKESDLIRKALKKHRGKRKLAAQELGISERTLYRKIKELNL, from the coding sequence ATGGAAGTACAAGAAATTAAACAACGCTTTGGTATCATCGGTAGTTCGCCGTTGTTAAACCGGGCCATTAATATAGCTAACCAGGTTGCGCCTACCGATATTTCGGTACTGATAACCGGTGAAAGCGGTAGTGGTAAAGAAGTTTTTTCGCACATCATTCACCAAATGAGTCCGCGTAAGCATGGGCCTTTTATAGCCGTTAACTGCGGGGCCATACCCGAAGGCACCATTGATTCCGAACTTTTTGGTCATGAAAAGGGAGCCTATACCGGTGCCGTTGGTGAGCGTAAAGGATACTTTGAAACCGTAAACGGCGGCACCATATTTTTAGATGAAATTGGCGAAATGCCGCTGGGTACACAGGCACGTTTGCTACGCGTGCTGGAGTCGGGCCAGTACATTAAGGTAGGTTCGTCTAAAGTAGAAAAAACCAATGTGCGGGTAATAGCAGCAACCAATGTTGATGTTTACGAAGCCGTAAAAGCAGGCAAATTTAGAGAAGATTTATATTACCGCTTAAATACCGTACCACTACGCATACCGCCTTTACGAGACAGGAAAGAAGATATTTACCTCATCTTCCGTAAATTCACTTCGGATTTTACTGCCAAATACCGCTCGCCGCCTATACAACTGGATGATGCTGCGCAGCAGGTATTAATTAACTACTCGTGGCCGGGCAACGTAAGGCAGTTAAAAAATATAGCCGAGCAACTGGCCGTGCTTGAGCGCGACCGCACCATTACCGCGCAAACCCTGCTTACCTATATACCGCACGAAATGGGCAACCGCAACCTGCCCATGCGTATTGAAAACCAGCCGAAAGAAGATTTCTCCGAAAGGGACATCCTCTATAAAGTGCTTTTTGATATGAAACGCGACATGGTTGAGCTAAAAAAACTGGTTGCCGATATTATAGAACAAGGCGGTGTAGCGGCCAATTATGCAGGCAATGCGCAGGTAATTAATCAACTTTACCGCGATATTGATTTACCAAATAAGGCCGAGTCGCAATTTACTTTGCAACAACCCGTTCATAACAATAATAACACTGGCAGTAGCAATAATAACGGCAACGATAATTATAACATTACGCACGATGCCGAAGAAGTTGAAGAATCGTTGTCGCTGATAGAAAAGGAATCTGATTTGATTCGTAAGGCATTAAAAAAGCATCGTGGTAAACGTAAACTTGCGGCGCAGGAATTGGGAATATCCGAAAGAACATTGTACCGTAAGATCAAAGAATTAAATTTGTAA
- a CDS encoding four helix bundle protein, which produces MKRHNFKNLKIWEKAMDFTDLTYDYCKGLPTEERYNLIDQINRCSCSVPSNIAEGSGKRTNVHFAEFLSTALSSSYEAETQLLICERRTYGDKEKIEPVFRIGCRSPKNDICFQGIYSW; this is translated from the coding sequence ATGAAGAGGCATAACTTCAAGAACCTAAAAATATGGGAGAAGGCTATGGACTTCACTGATTTAACTTATGATTATTGTAAAGGCTTGCCTACTGAAGAAAGATATAATCTTATAGATCAAATAAATAGGTGTTCGTGCTCGGTACCTTCAAATATTGCTGAAGGTTCCGGAAAAAGAACAAACGTACATTTTGCGGAATTTTTATCAACGGCATTATCATCTTCATATGAAGCTGAAACCCAGTTGTTGATTTGTGAAAGGCGCACGTATGGCGATAAAGAAAAAATTGAACCAGTGTTTAGAATTGGTTGCAGAAGTCCAAAGAATGATATTTGCTTTCAGGGAATATATTCTTGGTAA
- a CDS encoding MiaB/RimO family radical SAM methylthiotransferase, producing the protein MIDLELQAKTHDEERQGEALMLETLPQKNNGRKLYIESYGCAMNFSDSEIVASILLEKGFETTTDFNNADVVFINTCSIRENAEQRVRNRLKEFKGAKRKNPGMVVGVLGCMAERLKAKFLEEEKLVDVVVGPDAYRDLPNLIDQVDSGQRAVNVLLSREETYADISPVRLNSNGINAFVSIMRGCDNMCSFCVVPFTRGRERSRDAVSIVAECTDLFNQGYREVTLLGQNVDSYKWTKPHPALSKGEGAEEDNQKVLSFGEDLGEATVNFAGLLEMVALINPDLRVRFSTSHPKDITDEVLYTIAKYDNICNYIHLPVQSGNSRVLDIMNRTYTREWYIDRIDAIRRIIPECAISTDVITGFCTETEEEHQDTVSMMDYVKYDFAYMFMYSERPGTLAAKRFADDIPEDVKKTRLQEIVAKQQQYSLVRLQAQLGKVQKVLIEGFSKKSNQDYCGRSDQNAMVIFPVDERFKPGQYVNVIAERCTTATLMGHIVD; encoded by the coding sequence ATGATAGATCTGGAATTACAGGCCAAAACACACGACGAGGAAAGACAGGGAGAGGCTTTAATGCTGGAAACGCTGCCGCAAAAAAATAACGGACGCAAGCTTTACATTGAAAGCTATGGCTGCGCTATGAATTTTTCGGATAGTGAGATAGTTGCTTCGATATTGCTTGAGAAAGGTTTTGAAACCACTACCGATTTTAATAATGCCGATGTAGTTTTTATCAATACCTGCTCCATTCGCGAAAATGCCGAGCAGCGCGTGCGTAACCGCCTAAAAGAGTTTAAAGGCGCAAAAAGGAAAAACCCCGGAATGGTGGTTGGTGTGCTGGGCTGCATGGCCGAGCGCTTAAAAGCCAAATTTTTAGAAGAAGAAAAACTGGTTGATGTTGTGGTTGGCCCCGATGCCTATCGCGATTTGCCTAATTTGATAGACCAGGTTGATAGCGGGCAGCGTGCCGTAAACGTATTGCTATCGCGCGAGGAAACTTATGCCGATATAAGCCCGGTGCGTTTAAACAGCAATGGCATAAACGCATTTGTATCTATTATGCGTGGTTGCGATAACATGTGCTCGTTTTGCGTGGTGCCTTTTACCCGTGGCCGCGAACGCAGCCGCGATGCCGTATCAATAGTTGCCGAGTGTACCGATTTATTTAACCAGGGCTACCGCGAGGTAACGTTGCTTGGGCAAAATGTGGATTCGTACAAATGGACAAAGCCTCACCCCGCCCTCTCTAAAGGAGAGGGAGCCGAAGAGGATAATCAAAAAGTCCTCTCCTTTGGAGAGGATTTAGGTGAGGCTACGGTTAACTTTGCCGGATTGCTTGAAATGGTTGCTCTCATTAATCCCGATTTGCGTGTTCGCTTTTCAACGTCGCACCCTAAGGATATTACCGACGAGGTGCTTTACACCATAGCCAAATACGATAATATTTGTAACTATATCCATTTGCCGGTACAATCGGGCAATAGCCGCGTGTTGGACATTATGAACCGCACGTACACCCGTGAGTGGTATATTGACCGGATAGACGCTATCCGCCGCATTATTCCGGAATGCGCAATATCAACCGATGTAATTACAGGTTTCTGCACCGAAACCGAGGAAGAGCACCAGGACACGGTAAGTATGATGGATTACGTAAAGTACGATTTTGCCTACATGTTTATGTACTCCGAGCGCCCCGGTACATTAGCCGCCAAACGTTTTGCCGACGACATACCCGAGGATGTTAAAAAAACGCGCCTGCAAGAAATTGTGGCCAAACAACAACAGTATTCGCTTGTTCGATTACAAGCGCAGCTTGGCAAGGTGCAAAAGGTGCTTATTGAAGGTTTCTCCAAAAAATCAAACCAGGATTATTGTGGCCGCAGCGATCAAAACGCTATGGTTATTTTCCCGGTTGACGAAAGGTTTAAACCGGGCCAATATGTTAACGTAATTGCGGAAAGATGCACTACGGCAACATTAATGGGACATATAGTTGATTAG
- a CDS encoding DUF748 domain-containing protein, translating into MALNFLKKRWQKVAAGITLSVIVIISVLAFLINIYWSPVMADKLSATILESTDSLYSVSFSNTSLHVIRGRIVIDEINLRPNLEVYNRRKKKQLAPNSLYTLQIKRLVINHVHPLMLYFDDKLDIAQIVISNPNLHVDYEQNRDEDTVIHDKKTPYQLISKILKSAHVQSIVLNDVQFKYVDHSGSKPDVLELKNLNFIATDFLLDAVSQNDKSRFLFCKDVSTELNNLEGTTKDKRNHYNVDNATFSTQSSQLNITGISFTPVKTPAEFFKTTQADCYALKLDSLTLNNFDFKAYSKYHKIHASALTLTNGSLQIFNNPAPNDTTVDNGYNFPQLLLARLKMDVKVDTIQVSKTGISYTEYGKKSGQPGTINFTNTTGKFLNVTNNKAALQKNHTATAQIETYLMGNGRLNTQFEFDLNNPRAQFTYKGHMDDMELKKINPVAAPLGMVKIASGKLRSLDFNINADKAQARGNVIALYNDLKISVLKKDNENKLKKMGIVSLLANVMVIKRNNPSYGEPARLFKVNYVRKKNQSIFTYMWKSLFLGLKSNVGYDAETEKTVKRKISDFEQGKAERKIKKALRQQHRAERRERRELRKQQKELRKQQEAQTPL; encoded by the coding sequence ATGGCTTTAAATTTTTTAAAAAAACGGTGGCAAAAGGTAGCGGCTGGCATAACGCTGTCGGTAATTGTTATTATCTCGGTTTTAGCATTTTTAATTAACATCTATTGGTCGCCGGTGATGGCTGATAAACTAAGTGCCACCATTTTAGAGAGTACCGATAGCCTGTATTCGGTAAGCTTTTCAAATACCAGCCTGCATGTAATACGTGGCCGCATTGTAATTGATGAGATAAACCTAAGGCCTAACCTCGAGGTATACAACCGGCGCAAAAAAAAGCAACTGGCTCCAAACAGCCTGTATACGCTACAAATAAAACGTTTGGTTATTAACCATGTACACCCTTTAATGCTCTATTTTGACGATAAGCTTGATATTGCCCAAATAGTGATAAGCAACCCCAACCTGCATGTTGATTACGAACAAAACCGGGATGAGGATACTGTTATCCACGATAAAAAAACACCTTACCAGCTTATTTCAAAAATTCTCAAATCAGCCCATGTACAAAGCATTGTGCTTAACGATGTGCAGTTTAAATATGTGGACCATAGCGGCAGCAAACCCGATGTTTTAGAACTGAAAAACCTCAATTTTATAGCCACCGATTTTTTGCTCGACGCGGTATCGCAAAATGACAAATCGCGTTTTTTATTTTGCAAAGATGTGAGTACCGAATTAAACAACCTTGAAGGCACCACAAAGGATAAACGCAACCATTATAATGTTGATAATGCAACTTTTTCTACCCAAAGTTCGCAGCTTAACATAACGGGCATCAGTTTTACGCCTGTTAAAACGCCCGCTGAGTTTTTTAAAACTACCCAGGCAGATTGCTACGCTCTTAAACTGGACTCATTAACCTTAAATAATTTTGATTTTAAAGCTTACAGCAAATATCATAAAATACATGCCTCGGCATTAACGCTTACTAATGGCAGCTTGCAAATTTTTAACAACCCCGCCCCTAACGATACCACTGTTGATAACGGTTACAACTTTCCGCAGTTGTTACTAGCCAGGCTAAAAATGGATGTAAAGGTTGACACCATACAGGTTAGCAAAACAGGCATATCATACACCGAGTATGGCAAAAAAAGTGGGCAGCCGGGTACCATCAATTTCACAAACACTACCGGTAAATTTTTAAACGTAACCAACAACAAAGCCGCGTTGCAAAAAAACCATACGGCTACAGCGCAAATTGAAACCTACTTAATGGGCAATGGCAGGCTTAACACTCAGTTTGAATTTGACCTGAATAACCCGCGCGCTCAATTTACCTATAAAGGGCACATGGACGATATGGAACTAAAAAAAATAAACCCGGTAGCTGCGCCGCTTGGCATGGTAAAAATAGCATCGGGTAAGTTACGCAGCCTTGATTTTAATATTAACGCCGATAAAGCGCAGGCAAGGGGCAATGTGATTGCTTTATATAACGACTTGAAAATATCGGTACTTAAAAAAGATAACGAAAACAAGCTTAAAAAAATGGGCATAGTTTCGTTACTGGCCAATGTAATGGTAATAAAGCGCAACAACCCCTCATACGGTGAGCCGGCGCGTTTGTTTAAGGTAAATTACGTCCGCAAAAAAAACCAATCTATTTTTACCTATATGTGGAAATCGTTATTCCTGGGTTTAAAAAGCAACGTTGGATATGATGCCGAAACGGAAAAAACCGTAAAGAGAAAAATAAGCGATTTTGAGCAAGGTAAAGCCGAGCGTAAAATTAAAAAGGCCCTTAGGCAACAACACCGCGCCGAACGCCGCGAGCGCCGCGAACTGCGAAAACAGCAAAAAGAACTAAGAAAACAACAGGAAGCACAAACACCTTTATAA
- a CDS encoding SprT-like domain-containing protein, which produces MDKVEVLAQYLPPDAAPLISRWIDYFVCEFKVSRNRGSKFGDYRHPYGGKGHRISVNYDLNPYAFLVTTVHEFAHLHTWNEHKHKAKPHGTEWKANFKRMMQPFFEKDIFPADVKQAITSYLNNPAASSCSDLNLYRALRQYDAHKAAVVTVEKLPAKAVFKLKDGRVFRLEERLRKRYRCVEISTKRLYLFSPVAEVELVEG; this is translated from the coding sequence TTGGATAAAGTAGAAGTTTTAGCACAGTATCTTCCGCCCGATGCGGCACCACTGATTAGCAGGTGGATAGATTATTTTGTTTGTGAGTTTAAGGTATCGCGAAACCGCGGTTCTAAATTTGGCGATTACCGCCACCCTTACGGTGGCAAGGGCCATCGTATCTCGGTAAATTACGATTTAAACCCTTATGCGTTTTTGGTAACCACCGTGCACGAGTTTGCCCACCTGCATACCTGGAACGAGCATAAGCACAAAGCAAAACCGCACGGCACCGAGTGGAAAGCAAACTTTAAGCGGATGATGCAGCCTTTTTTTGAAAAGGATATTTTCCCGGCGGATGTTAAGCAAGCCATTACCAGCTACCTTAACAACCCCGCTGCATCCAGTTGTTCCGATTTAAACCTGTACCGCGCACTGCGCCAGTACGATGCCCACAAAGCCGCCGTAGTAACCGTAGAAAAACTACCCGCTAAAGCTGTGTTTAAACTAAAAGACGGCCGCGTTTTTAGGTTAGAAGAACGCCTGCGCAAGCGTTACCGTTGTGTGGAGATAAGTACCAAGCGATTGTATTTGTTTAGCCCGGTTGCTGAGGTGGAATTGGTTGAGGGTTAA
- a CDS encoding tetratricopeptide repeat protein gives MKNLRKTYLITALLFIVTLATAQTNDNAKSLVKEGIALNDAGKYVEAIDKYKLAIKLDPAYPNSYYETGYSLFSSGKGKEAISYIEKYLQLEPKAGGGYDLLGSIYDDDKQPDKAIEYYKKGIEADAEYQRLHYNLAIAYYRQGKFTEAEDCAIRAVKLDPKHASSMRIYAMTTYKEQKRDCSLLGWCSFVILEPQTARSAEAYRYIKNILGHGITKTGEKSVTISVSEKELGSGDMMMQIAVLAATTDKKGLSPTDSLSLQLKSVFEVLAETAANKPVPFYTSYLAKYFGNLAHSNNMPAFARLISLAANADDSKAWFKEHQIELTNLDKWVQTTERSF, from the coding sequence ATGAAAAACCTTCGCAAAACCTATCTCATTACTGCACTTTTATTTATTGTAACCTTAGCTACCGCTCAAACAAATGATAATGCCAAGAGCCTGGTAAAAGAAGGCATTGCATTAAACGACGCCGGAAAATATGTTGAAGCTATTGACAAATACAAACTAGCCATAAAGCTTGATCCAGCTTACCCCAACTCCTATTACGAAACAGGATACAGTTTATTTAGCAGCGGTAAAGGCAAAGAGGCTATTTCTTACATAGAAAAATACCTGCAATTGGAACCCAAGGCTGGTGGAGGTTATGATTTACTGGGCAGTATTTACGACGATGATAAGCAGCCCGACAAGGCAATAGAATATTATAAAAAGGGAATAGAAGCAGATGCTGAATACCAAAGGTTACATTATAATTTGGCGATTGCCTATTACCGGCAGGGAAAGTTTACAGAAGCCGAAGATTGCGCCATTAGGGCCGTTAAGCTTGACCCAAAACATGCAAGCAGCATGCGCATTTATGCAATGACAACTTATAAGGAACAAAAAAGGGATTGTTCATTATTAGGCTGGTGCAGTTTTGTAATACTGGAACCGCAAACAGCACGATCGGCAGAAGCATATAGATATATTAAGAATATTTTAGGGCATGGTATTACAAAAACCGGAGAGAAATCGGTGACCATATCGGTATCAGAAAAAGAACTGGGCTCGGGAGACATGATGATGCAGATAGCCGTTTTAGCAGCAACAACAGATAAAAAGGGTTTATCACCAACCGATTCATTATCGCTACAGCTAAAATCGGTTTTTGAGGTATTGGCCGAAACAGCCGCAAACAAACCCGTTCCGTTTTACACCTCCTATTTAGCTAAGTACTTTGGCAACCTGGCCCATAGCAACAACATGCCCGCCTTTGCAAGGCTGATTAGTTTAGCAGCTAATGCCGACGATAGCAAAGCATGGTTTAAAGAACATCAAATAGAGTTAACCAATTTGGATAAATGGGTACAAACAACGGAACGAAGTTTTTAA
- the feoB gene encoding ferrous iron transport protein B — protein MKADIRIALVGNPNTGKSTLFNVLTGLNQKIGNFPGVTVDKKIGYSELPDGRTAQVIDLPGTYSLYPKSQDESIVFSVLADRNSDLNPDLVVVVIDATNLKRNLLLYTQVADLKIPVVIALNMIDMAQKANIVIDIDAFAQKLGVPVIPISARKLEGIEQLKQALGFANKVALQQNSIDIEPIAPALINQIKQELKIDNPYFALQLAHQHETLKFLSPAESDRIEVLEKEHSFHSQKAQATETIARYNFINDLLYDTVKATTTAEDETLSNRIDKVLTHKIFGFVIFLAILVFIFQSIFAWSAYPMSLISDGFVWVQAQLHQHLPDGPLTNLLVDGVIAGLSGVMVFIPQIAILFAFISILEDTGYMARVTFMMDKIMRKVGLNGKSVVPLIGGFACAVPSIMSTRTIENWKDRMITIMVTPLITCSARLPVYTLLISLVVPNKNVWWIFNMQGLALTAMYFLSLISAVVVAWVFKYILKSRERGYFIMELPVYRAPRWNNVLLTMYDRAKTFVLQAGKVIIAVSIILWVLASYGPGNRFDKIDQKYKQIQATQKIAPDSLNRMMASEKLENSYAGTLGHFIEPAIRPLGFDWKIGIALVTSFAAREVFVGTMATIYSVNGDGENMQSVQQKMHSAKNTQTGQPVFTLAVAMSLMMFYAFAMQCASTVAVVYRETKNWRWPAIQFAYMTVLAYVASFVTYHLLK, from the coding sequence TTGAAAGCTGATATACGAATTGCGCTTGTAGGGAACCCTAATACCGGTAAATCAACACTTTTTAACGTTTTAACGGGTCTCAATCAAAAAATAGGAAATTTTCCTGGTGTTACTGTTGATAAAAAAATAGGCTACAGCGAGTTGCCCGATGGCCGCACCGCCCAGGTTATTGATTTGCCCGGCACTTACAGCCTTTACCCCAAAAGCCAAGACGAATCTATCGTGTTTTCGGTTTTAGCCGATAGAAACAGCGATCTTAATCCGGACCTTGTTGTTGTAGTTATAGATGCTACCAACCTTAAACGTAACCTGTTGCTTTATACCCAGGTTGCCGATTTAAAAATACCCGTAGTTATTGCCCTCAATATGATAGATATGGCCCAAAAAGCCAATATTGTTATTGATATTGACGCTTTTGCACAAAAGCTTGGCGTACCGGTAATCCCTATCTCGGCCCGTAAACTCGAAGGGATAGAACAGTTAAAGCAAGCCCTTGGCTTTGCCAACAAAGTTGCTTTACAGCAAAACAGTATTGATATTGAACCTATAGCCCCCGCTTTAATAAACCAGATAAAGCAGGAACTTAAAATAGATAACCCTTACTTTGCGCTGCAATTGGCCCATCAGCACGAAACGCTCAAGTTTTTATCGCCTGCCGAAAGCGACCGAATTGAAGTTTTAGAAAAGGAACATAGTTTCCACTCGCAAAAAGCACAGGCCACCGAAACCATTGCCCGCTACAATTTTATTAACGATTTACTTTACGATACCGTTAAGGCAACCACCACCGCCGAAGACGAAACGTTAAGTAACCGTATTGATAAGGTACTTACCCATAAAATATTTGGCTTTGTTATATTTTTAGCCATACTGGTATTTATTTTCCAGTCTATATTTGCGTGGTCGGCATACCCAATGAGTTTAATATCCGATGGCTTTGTTTGGGTACAGGCGCAACTGCACCAACATTTGCCCGATGGCCCTTTAACCAATTTATTGGTTGATGGCGTAATAGCCGGTTTAAGCGGCGTAATGGTTTTTATCCCTCAAATAGCTATCCTGTTTGCCTTTATCTCTATATTGGAAGATACAGGTTACATGGCGCGCGTAACCTTTATGATGGATAAAATTATGCGCAAGGTTGGCCTTAACGGTAAATCGGTAGTGCCGCTTATTGGTGGCTTTGCCTGCGCCGTGCCGTCAATTATGAGTACCCGCACCATCGAAAACTGGAAAGACCGCATGATTACCATTATGGTAACCCCGCTAATAACCTGCTCGGCGCGTTTGCCGGTTTATACCTTGCTTATCTCGCTGGTGGTGCCCAATAAAAACGTATGGTGGATATTTAACATGCAGGGGCTGGCCCTTACTGCTATGTATTTTTTAAGCCTCATATCGGCGGTTGTAGTAGCGTGGGTTTTTAAATACATCCTCAAATCGCGCGAGCGTGGCTATTTTATTATGGAGCTGCCCGTTTACCGCGCCCCAAGGTGGAACAATGTGCTACTCACTATGTACGATAGGGCTAAAACTTTTGTGCTGCAAGCTGGTAAGGTTATTATAGCCGTATCCATCATTTTATGGGTACTGGCCTCATACGGACCCGGCAATCGGTTTGATAAAATCGACCAAAAATATAAACAAATACAGGCTACCCAAAAAATAGCACCCGATAGTTTGAACCGGATGATGGCATCCGAAAAACTCGAAAACTCATACGCAGGTACGCTTGGCCACTTTATTGAACCCGCAATAAGGCCGTTAGGGTTCGATTGGAAAATTGGCATCGCCCTGGTAACATCATTTGCAGCCCGCGAGGTTTTTGTAGGCACAATGGCCACCATTTACAGTGTAAACGGCGATGGCGAAAACATGCAATCGGTGCAGCAAAAAATGCATTCCGCAAAAAACACCCAAACGGGCCAGCCTGTATTTACATTAGCGGTTGCCATGTCGCTCATGATGTTCTATGCTTTCGCGATGCAGTGCGCCAGTACCGTAGCCGTAGTATACCGCGAAACAAAAAACTGGCGCTGGCCGGCTATACAGTTTGCTTATATGACGGTTTTGGCGTATGTAGCCAGCTTTGTTACTTATCATTTGCTGAAATAG
- a CDS encoding FeoA family protein: protein MRLSQLKVGEKGTVKEFTDLEMSVKLMEMGCLPGEEIKVQRIAPLGDPIAINVAGYQLSLRKREAATIIMHRF, encoded by the coding sequence ATGAGACTTTCACAACTTAAGGTAGGCGAAAAAGGCACGGTAAAAGAGTTTACCGACCTGGAAATGTCGGTTAAATTAATGGAAATGGGCTGCTTGCCCGGTGAAGAGATCAAAGTACAGCGCATTGCCCCCCTTGGCGACCCAATAGCTATAAACGTGGCCGGTTACCAATTGAGCCTGCGCAAGCGTGAAGCTGCAACCATCATTATGCATAGGTTTTAA
- the gcvH gene encoding glycine cleavage system protein GcvH — protein sequence MNFPAELKYTKDHEWVSVDGGTATIGITEFAQSELGDIVYVDINTLGQSVNIEDVFGTVEAVKTVSDLFMPVTGNVIEINPKLDSQPELVNSDPYGEGWMVKVSIADAAQLDSLLTAEAYKTLIGV from the coding sequence ATGAATTTTCCGGCAGAACTAAAATACACTAAAGACCACGAATGGGTGAGCGTTGACGGTGGAACAGCTACAATAGGCATTACTGAGTTTGCTCAAAGCGAACTTGGCGATATTGTTTATGTTGATATTAACACCCTGGGCCAAAGTGTTAATATTGAAGATGTATTTGGTACGGTTGAAGCTGTTAAAACGGTTTCGGATTTGTTTATGCCGGTAACGGGCAACGTGATAGAAATTAACCCTAAGCTGGATAGCCAGCCCGAGTTGGTAAACTCCGACCCTTATGGCGAAGGCTGGATGGTTAAAGTAAGCATTGCCGATGCTGCCCAGCTTGACAGTTTATTAACCGCCGAAGCTTATAAAACCTTAATAGGCGTATAA
- a CDS encoding DUF4142 domain-containing protein, with product MKKLNIVLIVAATAFGLQACQSNKDSKATADSLNKANDITKTDTAKTGMPITVDQSDAKFAVVAANGGMAEVMLGKLAQDKGSTSVKDFGAMMVKHHSQANDELMTLAKSKNITLPAVVGTDEQKLFDGLNKKNGADFDKAYTKLMIDDHKTDIKEFEDAAKNLKDPDLKSFASKTLPTLKMHLDAITKVDSTIKK from the coding sequence ATGAAAAAATTAAACATTGTGCTTATAGTTGCCGCCACCGCATTTGGCTTACAGGCCTGCCAAAGCAATAAAGATAGTAAGGCTACTGCCGATAGCCTCAACAAAGCAAACGATATAACCAAAACCGATACCGCAAAAACAGGTATGCCAATTACCGTTGACCAAAGCGACGCCAAGTTTGCAGTTGTTGCCGCAAACGGCGGCATGGCCGAAGTGATGCTGGGTAAGCTTGCGCAGGATAAAGGCAGCACCAGCGTTAAAGATTTTGGGGCTATGATGGTTAAACACCACAGCCAAGCCAACGACGAGTTAATGACGCTGGCCAAAAGCAAAAACATTACTTTACCCGCTGTTGTAGGTACCGACGAACAAAAACTATTTGACGGCTTAAACAAAAAAAACGGTGCCGATTTTGATAAAGCCTATACCAAACTGATGATTGACGACCATAAAACAGACATAAAGGAGTTTGAAGACGCAGCAAAAAATTTAAAAGACCCTGATTTAAAATCCTTCGCGAGCAAAACCTTGCCAACACTTAAAATGCACCTTGATGCTATTACAAAAGTTGATAGCACCATTAAGAAATAA